Below is a genomic region from Echinicola rosea.
CTCCTTTTGAGAGAGTTTAAATATTTGTAGGGCTCAAAACAACTATAATAAGTTTCTGGTAGATAAAAAAGTACCTTACCCTAATATAACCAATTCATTATTTATTTCACAGGCCATCACCTATATCCTTCCTATACAGAGTCCTGAAAAAGCCCTTTGATTTTTCATTTGAGGAAAGCTTTGGGTATGATCGTTTACTGGTGTATTTTTTTACAGCGTCTCTGAGATATTTTGCTTTAACAGGAAATCCGAACTTTTCAACTACTATATCATACATTTCCCAAGCAGTACGGGGCATATCAAAATAGGTGGAGCTAAATAGCTCGTCTACCCAGTCATGTATCTCTTCTAAGGATGCTTTGCTTTCTACCGGAAAATCAGGATCCTTTGATTCAGGAATGATCTCATATAATTTCTCCTCAGCTCCTTTCACGACCTGATAAACCTCGTATGCCTCTCCAAATTTATATTCGTAAACCATAATGTTCAATGACAATGCAATCGGTGAGGAGTCTACCCCTTGGTAAATCTCACTTGGTGAAAGCTGAAGGACCTGACATAACAAAGCCGTGTCATCAATATTATATTTTAAGGTTGTAAAGGGGTTTTCTACATCCCTCACATAGGTATTTGCCTTGCCAAGTAGAAAGGATAGATCATGGGCTGAAATCCCCAAGGAAACCCTTCGGTTCAAAACGTTTTTAACCTTAAAAATATGCACTGCTGCTTTCTTTAGCTCAACCGTCTTTGGTGGCATCTCTTTTTCCATCATCAAAATAGGCGATATCTATATACCATACCCGCTCCTTATCATCGATTCTTTTTATTTTATTGTTTTCTTGCTGTGACATCCTGAAGGCAGTTGAAGTAAAATGGCCCTCATTCCACTCTCCATCAAAATTCTCATTGGCAAATGTAGTAATTTCTTTAGTGCTTCGAGGCTTTTGTAAAAAGTCCGAATTATGTATTATTTCATTTATCACATGTGTTGGACCCAATTTATGAGACAAATCAATAATCTTTTTTGGGACAAGTTCCTCATTGAAAGTGTTTTTAGGATAAAAATTGGCTGGAGTATAGGTTTTGCCAGAAACTTCTGAAAACAATTTAGCTATGCAATTTAAAGCATCATCTGTGTAGGTTGCTGGATCTGACTCACTTTCAACAATTCTAATTATACTAGAATCCTTGTTTCCATAACAAAACTTTGCAATTGTTTCTCCTGTAATATCAAATTCCATCCGGAGTCTTCTGACTTCATTTATAATATAGAGCCTAGTTCGGGATATTAAAATAGATTTTGCCATTCCCTAATTAATGGCAACCTCTTTGGTATATTTTTGTTAGTAAATATTTTGATTTATAACTAACTAATTTTATATTAGCAACATATAAACAAAGCGTTTGCAAAATCCAGGCATTTGGATGATGGACCTTGTTCTGAGAATGTAGGAAACTTTCAGTAAACACAAGGTGCAGGTTTAAGTGCCCCTCACTATCTTTGTGGTAGTGGTGGGCCTCCTGTATGTGTTTACGACCCTTTCCTACAGGTTTCAGAGCATACAGTGTAGGCTCACTGCTGCTTTTCAGCCCGCCCCCACTAGTTCATATCCAAAGCAGACCCTAATAAATTTTGGATAATGAATACAAACCCAAACTTCATTTTCGAAAAGATCATCAGAAATCCAGAGTGATTTCCTGAGAATAAAACTTTTATCGCAATTCGTAGGCTGCATTCGTTCCGCTCCGGAAGGAACGTCTGGTAGGGCAGTCTGGCCTGGGGCTTTATATGCACTGGGATTTAATCAATTTCTTATAAATGAAGAAAGCTATTGGAGTAGCTAGTATTGAGTCGTGAGTATTGAGACTAGATCTCGCTAACGATATCGAAAAGTCCCCTTTAAGGGGGATTTAGGGGGCAAATACGAGATTGCTTCTTCCCTTTGGTCATCGCAATGACGGGTTTGGGGGCGTTTTCGGCTCTATAAACCAGTCTTTAATCTTGGCTCTTGCTACTAGCATCTGACAAGACTCAGTGTATTGTCCCAACACTTTCTACACAACCGTATTTAAAGCATGAAAAAAACAACGTTCACATGCTTCCTGGCATTGCTGTGCCTTTTTGGAAGTAAGCTATATGCCCAAGTTGCTTCACCTCCTGCCACGGTGGAGCCGGAAAATACTCCGGCTCCCGTGGTGGTGTATTTTGAGGTGAGACAGAAAGATGCCTACCGCATGGACTCCCTTGTGGTCAGGTTGGATGACAGCCAAATTGGCGGCCAAGCCCAAAAGAACCTTATAAAGTTAAGAAGCGGCAATTTCTTCGAGGGGGTATTCCCCGGCAGTGAGGGCATTGCCCATATTGTCACTGAAAACATCAAGCGTCCAGCTTACCTTTCTTTGGGAACAGAAAAAAGTCCTTTCCTGAACCAATATGTAGTATTTCCGGGGGACAGTATCAAGGTCCAGCTGGACACTTACCGGAACCAAGTGGTCTTTTCAGGACCCTCTGCCCCACTCTTCCGCTGCCAGCGAGAGCTTCACCTGCTGATGGCGGAGCGGAGCTTTGCTACTGATATCCGTATGGGGTTCAACAGCCCCGAAAACTTGGAAACCTATCTTTCGAAGGAGGGTAAGCGAAAGCAGTTTATACAATCCCAAAAGCAGTTCGGAAGTCATACCCATGTCTATGTCCGCAAGGAGCAAGACCTCGCCATATTGGAAAGCACGTTCAGTGACGGCTATGAAGACAGGATTCTGGAGGTCATTACGCGCTATCAGGGAATATTGCCGGCTGACAGACTGCATATCATCAAGGCCAACTACCTGGGAAGATTACGCTTCTCCCGTCTCAAGACCTTTAATAATGCCATCGCCTACGCCCTCCGCTCAGATGACCCAGAGCACCGAAAAGTACTTGCAGCATTCTTTAAGGAGCATGACAAGGCGGATATCATCGATGATATACCGGAACAGGCCATCATCAGTTCTCCCAGTTATCAGCAGTACCTGATTACCAGGGCAAGATCCTATGCCTACCTGCATGGCACTTCCATCTTTGCCCAGATCAGGGACATGCCGAATGGCACGGTAAAGGACCATCTGGCGGCCCGGTACATCTGTGAAGAATTTGACCAACTGGAAAAGGGTGACCTAAAAACAAAAGAAGCCTTAACCTTTATCAACAGCCCCAGACCTAAAGAGGCATTGGAAGCATTACTTTCCTCCCTTGGGCAGGGACAGGTTTTGCAGGGAGCGGTATTTACCGGATTGGATGGCAAACCAATGGACCTCTCCACCTTGAAAGGCAAGGTATTGCTGTTGGACTTTTGGTACACCGGCTGCAAGGCCTGCATCAATTTCTTCTCCAGCAGGATTTCCAAAATAGAGGAACACTTTAAGGACAATCCTACTTTCCAGATGGTCTCCATCTCTGCCGATAAAGACCGTACAAGGTGGATCCGAAGCATTGAAAGCGGGAGGTACACCTCCCACAATGCCCTCAACCTCTATACCGGTGGAAAGGGTTTTCAGCATTCCTTTCTGGAAAACATGGACATCAGCGCATTTCCCCGTTTGATCCTGGTCGCAAAAGACGGAACCATCCGTCAGGCAGGCGGACTCAAACAACCCTTGGAAGACATGATCAAGCTGATCGAGGAGGCCCTACCCAATAAAAACAATCCAGACACCTTAACCCTACAATAATGACAAAACCTTTACACACATACCGCTGTATATTATTGACAGCCATGCTCTTTCTTCACTTTTCCGGAACGGCGATAGCACAGGATACCCATCCGCTTTACGGAACGGTTATCGCCCAAGATACCGGGAAAGGCCTCCCCGGTGCCACTGTACTTTTGGAAGGTACCAATCAGGGAACTGTAACTGATGAGGATGGCCAATTTAGCCTTGCCGTGAAAAAAGGATCCCACCGGATTACCGTCACTTATCTAGGTTATGAAAAAATAAGTTTAGAAGTAGCCGTTCCCCTTGAAAGTCCTTTACAGGTATCCTTGATCTCCAATGGACTTGATATGGAAGGAGTGGAAGTGCTCTCCACCGGCTACGCCTCCCTCCCCAAGGAGCGGGCCACGGGATCTTTTGCCCAAGTGGACCAAAAGCTGTTGAACAGAAGGGTATCCACCAACCTATTGGACAGGCTGGAAGATGTCACCTCAGGACTGCGCTTCAACCGGGAAGGCCCGGGTGAATCCATCAGCATCAGGGGAAGGAACACCCTCTTTGCCAATACCGATCCCCTGATCGTTATTGACAATTTCCCCTATGACGGACCACTCGAAAGTATCAACCCAAACGATGTGGAAAGCATCACCGTGCTCCGAGATGCGGCGGCGGCTTCCATCTGGGGAGCGAGAGCAGGAAATGGCGTCATTGTGATCACTACGAAAAACGGACAGTTTGACTCCAGTACCAAGGTCCGCTTTAACTCCAATGTAACGGTAAAGGAGCAAAATGATCCCTTCTACCTTCCCAAAATGTCGCCCGCAGAGGTGGTTGACATGGAGCAGCTCCTTTTCGATCAGGGCTATTATGAATCCGCGGAAACCCGGAGCAGCCATCCGGCACTGTCCCCTGCAGTGGAAACCCTTATTGCCGAAAGGGACGGGTTGATCAACCAAGAAGAGGCGGCGCAAAGACTGGCCTCATACAGACAATACGATGTAAGGAATGACCTGGCCAAGTATTATTACCAAAATCCTGTCGATCAGCAATATTCCTTACAAGTTTCCGGAGGCTCAAAGGGACACCGCTATATGGTTACATCTGGTTATGATCGGAATGCAGAAAATGTAGCGGGAAATGATAATGAGCGGATAACCTTGGGGATGAAAAATTCCTGGAAAGGCATTGACAATAAGTTTACCGCTGCTTTGGATGTCTATTATAGCAGGAGCAAACGGTCTACGGGCACAGCAGTTCCTGAGCCTTATGCCTACGAACGGATGGCCGATGAAGCAGGAAGTCCCTTACCTGTCATCCACGGGTACAGCAGCCGCTATATCGAGAGCATACAGGATGCGGGCCTTTTGGATTGGAGGTTTATCCCATTGGACGAAATAGGCCTGCTACAGCAAAAAAACACTTCTTCCGATTACCGGATCAATGCCCAAGTGGGTTATGAACTGGCAAAAGGCCTGCGGGCATCCCTTCTCTACCAATATTGGAAAAATGATGCGGTAAGCTCCGACCTTAGCACCATGGACACCTATATAACCCGCAACAATATCAACCGCTATACCCAGGTGGCCGAGGATGGCAGTCTCTCCTACCCCATTCCTATGGGCAGCATTTATGACAGGACCTCTGGTACGGGACAAAGCCAAAACGGGAGGGTCCAACTGGACTACAACCGGAAATGGAACGGGATACACCATGTCGTGGCCCTTGGAGGATTTGAAATCAAGGACAGGAAGTTTGATGGACACAGCAGCCGGTACTATGGCTATGATGATGAGTTCGGCACCAGTGAACCGGTGGATTACGTCAACCGCTATACCAATTATGTCACGGGTGGAACCTTGCGCATTCCTTCAGGTGAAGGCCACTCCGGCACCACAGACCGTTTTGTCTCCTATTATGCCAATGCTTCCTATACTTATGCTGACCGCTACACCTTCACGGCCAGTGCCCGCAAGGACGCCTCCAACCTGTTCGGAGTAGAAACCAACCAACGAGGGGTACCCTTATGGTCTGTGGGAGGATCCTGGACCATCAGCAATGAAGAATTCTTCCATAGCGGTTTCCTTCCTTATCTGAAACTCCGGACCACCATGGGCTATAACGGCAATATTGACAAGACCCTTACCGCCTTTACCACGGCCACCATGCTTTCGGGGGCCTACAATTCACTTTCCGGTCTTCCCTATGCCCAGATCAGCAGTCCCCCTAACCCTTCGCTCCGGTGGGAAAAAATACAGGTCTGGAACCTGGGGCTTGACTTTGCCACCAAGGAGGACAGGATCTCCGGCACATTGGAGTATTATATCAAAAATGGCCGTGACCTGATCGGTGACATTCCCCGTCCCTCTTCGAGCGGCTTTACCGAATTCCGGGGCAACTTTGCCGCCACCAGGACGCACGGTATTGACCTGCAGCTCAGTTCAATGAACCTAAATGGCCAACTTTCTTGGCAAACGGATTGGCTTTTCAGCACCGTCAAAGAAGAAGTGGTCGAATACAGCGAGGAGGCCACGGCAAGAAACTATATGGCCTATTACGGAACCTATCCTTTTGAGGGAAGGCCACTGTATGGGGTCTATAGTTATTCCTGGGCCGGATTGGATCCTGATACGGGAGCAGCAAGGGGCTATCTGGACGGGGAACCCAGTACGGATTATGCAGCCATCCTCGCTGAAGCCTCTCCCGAGGGCATTACCTATCATGGTCCTTCCAGACCAAGTGTATTCGGGGCTCTCAGGAACACGTTTGGCTATAAAGGGATTTCCTTGTCCTTCAATATCAGCTACCGAATGGGCTACTATTACAAAAGGGGCTCGGTACAGTATGATGATATTCTTTCCGGCCTACAGGGACACGGGGATTTTACCCAAAGATGGCAGCAGCCCGGGGACGAGTTGCACACCGACATTCCCGCACTTCCATCCAGCAAGAACCGTAACAGGGATCATTTCTATTGGCATTCGGAAGCCTTGGTGGAACGGGGCGACCATATCCGCTTACAGGATATCCGTTTGGCCTATATGATGGATAAAAACAATATTCCGGGCCTGCCCTTCAGTCGAATGGAGATATATACTTACGCCAATAACCTGGGCATCCTCTGGAAAGCCGCCAAAGACGATCCCCTGGACCCTGATTTCAGGACTTCCAAACCTCTGGGGAGTATTTCCCTGGGGATCCGTGTTGATTTGTGAAAGCTCAAATGAGCAGCCCTGCCCACCTATTTATATGTTCAACAATAAATAAAATCTACCTAATTGCATTAAGGGGAAGAACGGGCAGTGGCTGCTTTTAAATATGCAGGAATCCGTTGGGCAAACAGGCTGTCCATTTGCTTACCGCATCACAGTACCACAGAGTCCCTTAC
It encodes:
- a CDS encoding TlpA family protein disulfide reductase; amino-acid sequence: MKKTTFTCFLALLCLFGSKLYAQVASPPATVEPENTPAPVVVYFEVRQKDAYRMDSLVVRLDDSQIGGQAQKNLIKLRSGNFFEGVFPGSEGIAHIVTENIKRPAYLSLGTEKSPFLNQYVVFPGDSIKVQLDTYRNQVVFSGPSAPLFRCQRELHLLMAERSFATDIRMGFNSPENLETYLSKEGKRKQFIQSQKQFGSHTHVYVRKEQDLAILESTFSDGYEDRILEVITRYQGILPADRLHIIKANYLGRLRFSRLKTFNNAIAYALRSDDPEHRKVLAAFFKEHDKADIIDDIPEQAIISSPSYQQYLITRARSYAYLHGTSIFAQIRDMPNGTVKDHLAARYICEEFDQLEKGDLKTKEALTFINSPRPKEALEALLSSLGQGQVLQGAVFTGLDGKPMDLSTLKGKVLLLDFWYTGCKACINFFSSRISKIEEHFKDNPTFQMVSISADKDRTRWIRSIESGRYTSHNALNLYTGGKGFQHSFLENMDISAFPRLILVAKDGTIRQAGGLKQPLEDMIKLIEEALPNKNNPDTLTLQ
- a CDS encoding SusC/RagA family TonB-linked outer membrane protein; protein product: MTKPLHTYRCILLTAMLFLHFSGTAIAQDTHPLYGTVIAQDTGKGLPGATVLLEGTNQGTVTDEDGQFSLAVKKGSHRITVTYLGYEKISLEVAVPLESPLQVSLISNGLDMEGVEVLSTGYASLPKERATGSFAQVDQKLLNRRVSTNLLDRLEDVTSGLRFNREGPGESISIRGRNTLFANTDPLIVIDNFPYDGPLESINPNDVESITVLRDAAAASIWGARAGNGVIVITTKNGQFDSSTKVRFNSNVTVKEQNDPFYLPKMSPAEVVDMEQLLFDQGYYESAETRSSHPALSPAVETLIAERDGLINQEEAAQRLASYRQYDVRNDLAKYYYQNPVDQQYSLQVSGGSKGHRYMVTSGYDRNAENVAGNDNERITLGMKNSWKGIDNKFTAALDVYYSRSKRSTGTAVPEPYAYERMADEAGSPLPVIHGYSSRYIESIQDAGLLDWRFIPLDEIGLLQQKNTSSDYRINAQVGYELAKGLRASLLYQYWKNDAVSSDLSTMDTYITRNNINRYTQVAEDGSLSYPIPMGSIYDRTSGTGQSQNGRVQLDYNRKWNGIHHVVALGGFEIKDRKFDGHSSRYYGYDDEFGTSEPVDYVNRYTNYVTGGTLRIPSGEGHSGTTDRFVSYYANASYTYADRYTFTASARKDASNLFGVETNQRGVPLWSVGGSWTISNEEFFHSGFLPYLKLRTTMGYNGNIDKTLTAFTTATMLSGAYNSLSGLPYAQISSPPNPSLRWEKIQVWNLGLDFATKEDRISGTLEYYIKNGRDLIGDIPRPSSSGFTEFRGNFAATRTHGIDLQLSSMNLNGQLSWQTDWLFSTVKEEVVEYSEEATARNYMAYYGTYPFEGRPLYGVYSYSWAGLDPDTGAARGYLDGEPSTDYAAILAEASPEGITYHGPSRPSVFGALRNTFGYKGISLSFNISYRMGYYYKRGSVQYDDILSGLQGHGDFTQRWQQPGDELHTDIPALPSSKNRNRDHFYWHSEALVERGDHIRLQDIRLAYMMDKNNIPGLPFSRMEIYTYANNLGILWKAAKDDPLDPDFRTSKPLGSISLGIRVDL